A single window of Plasmodium malariae genome assembly, chromosome: 8 DNA harbors:
- the PmUG01_08048900 gene encoding EB1 homolog, putative codes for MNEAKEVSSVGNMDSGFFVSRKELIEWINKQLKLNITKIEQCSNGAVYIQLLDILFPNKSILNKVKWNAKLEYECIINYKLIQSVFNKLGIKKYMDVDKLIKGKYQDNLEFLQWFKAFFERMVDYNNEQIINYDAIERRKISILGERGDYRLLNNFLPDWAKVDIHIIKDKIMNSENKIVNNCSKRNIDSLGAVGREIPTTAINSGSRGSARKSSSYPNSYASNRSRNSNHSGNNYSTNRSSNSNNYNNNYSTIVNSKKFMTSEKKCIHHSTAHDNYSNSLSYKDTQTHKKHTIKTNTNMNINTNTNNNSNASISTISTHNNINNVNRRLSTSTKLSSQGSLSLNHNRCNTVENQKNMNSLIEQNKKLKAQLESKNKDIMLLQNKLQEEENEKKILLFQKNFYYNKLRFLELLCNQTDDNVLRIDDIQYIIYARENTYFHQTISLKDKTDNRNDLRDQNDQNDQNVQNVQNVQNEHNNENNEDNAHNDHNEVLYSDNSYNGQNFALQNLTTNRDTDLYTDQCNRQNSTDFSMCS; via the coding sequence atgaacGAAGCCAAAGAAGTGTCTTCAGTAGGAAATATGGACTCTGGATTTTTTGTAAGTCGAAAAGAATTAATAGAATGGATTAATAAACAGttgaaattaaatataacaaaaattgaACAGTGTTCAAATGGGGCTGTATACATTCAACTActagatatattatttcctaATAAgtctattttaaataaagtgAAATGGAATGCGAAATTAGAATATGAATGTATAATAAACTATAAACTAATACAAAGcgtttttaataaattgggtataaaaaaatatatggatgTTGATAAACTTATTAAGGGAAAATATCAAGACAATTTAGAATTTTTACAATGGTTTAAAGCTTTTTTTGAAAGAATGGtggattataataatgaacaaataattaattatgatGCTATAGAGAGAAGAAAGATAAGTATATTAGGTGAACGAGGGGACTATAGACttcttaataatttcttACCAGACTGGGCTAAGGTAGATATCCATATTATAAAAgacaaaattatgaacagtgaaaataaaatagttaaTAACTGTTCTAAGAGAAATATTGATTCCTTGGGTGCTGTAGGTAGAGAAATACCTACCACTGCAATTAACTCTGGTAGTAGAGGCAGTGCTAGGAAAAGCAGCAGTTACCCAAACAGTTATGCTTCAAATAGAAGTAGAAACAGTAATCATTCCGGTAATAATTACTCAACAAATAGGAGTAGCAATAgtaacaattataataataattactcCACTATCGTCAATAGTAAAAAGTTTATGACATCAGAAAAGAAGTGTATTCATCATAGCACAGCCCACGACAACTACTCTAACTCCCTTTCCTATAAAGATACTCAAACGCACAAGAAGCATACCATTAAAACTAACACGAACATGAACATAAATACCAACACTAATAATAACAGCAACGCAAGCATCAGCACCATCTCCACAcataataacattaataatgtaaatagaAGGCTATCTACATCTACCAAACTTTCCTCACAAGGATCTTTGTCCCTCAACCATAACAGATGCAACACGGTtgaaaatcaaaaaaatatgaactcTTTAAttgaacaaaacaaaaaattaaaggcaCAGTTAGAGAGTAAAAATAAGGATATCATGCTGctacaaaataaattgcaagaagaagaaaatgaaaaaaaaattctgctctttcaaaaaaacttttattaCAACAAATTGAGATTCCTAGAATTGTTGTGCAATCAAACTGATGATAATGTGTTAAGAATTGATGACATacaatatatcatatatgcCCGGGAAAATACTTACTTTCACCAGACTATTTCATTAAAGGATAAAACCGACAATAGAAACGATCTGAGAGACCAGAATGACCAAAATGATCAAAATGTCCAAAATGTCCAAAATGTCCAAAATGAACATAATAACGAAAACAATGAAGATAATGCGCATAATGATCATAATGAAGTGTTATATTCTGATAATAGTTATAATGGGCAAAACTTTGCTTTACAAAACCTCACTACCAATAGAGATACGGATCTGTACACTGATCAGTGTAACAGACAAAACTCAACCGACTTTTCGATGTGCTCCTAG
- the PmUG01_08049100 gene encoding 40S ribosomal protein S12, putative — protein sequence MTDAESVDNNVVVEEKAVFDNTTAIQKVIKNALVHDGLKIGIREVIKAIESKEAKVCFLSNVCSEPAYKKLVTALCAEKNIPLFMVDNDSKDLGQWVGLFKLDKEGNARKIIGASSVAIIDFGEESAERDFLMAQKQTVGAA from the exons aTGACGGATGCTGAAAGTGTTGATAATAATGTAGTAGTTGAGGAGAAGGCCGTTTTTGACAATACCACAGCTATACAGAAA gtAATCAAGAATGCGTTAGTTCATGATGGACTAAAAATTGGTATAAGGGAAGTTATAAAAGCCATCGAATCTAAAGAAGCAAAAGTATGTTTCTTATCAAATGTATGCTCGGAACCGGCATATAAAAAGTTAGTTACTGCCCTTTGTGCAGAAAAGAATATTCCCCTATTTATGGTTGACAACGATAGTAAAGATTTAGGACAATGGGTTGgtttatttaaattagaTAAAGAAGGGAATGCAAGAAAAATTATTGGAGCAAGTTCAGTTGCTATTATAGATTTTGGGGAAGAATCAGCAGAGAGGGACTTCCTCATGGCGCAAAAGCAGACTGTAGGGGCTGCATAA
- the PmUG01_08049300 gene encoding 40S ribosomal protein S23, putative — protein sequence MGSGKPSGLRAARKLRIRRRTQRWADKSYKKSHLGTRWKSNPFRGSSHAKGIVVEKVAIEAKQPNSAYRKCVRVQLIKNGKKITAFVPGDGCLNFIDENDEVLVSGFGRSGHSVGDLPGVKFKVVKVARVSLLALFKEKKEKPRS from the exons ATGGGATCAG GAAAACCAAGTGGATTAAGGGCCGCAAGAAAATTAAGAATCAGAAGAAGAACACAACGATGGGCTGATAAGAGCTATAAAAAATCTCATCTTGGAACGAGATGGAAGTCTAACCCATTCAGGGGAAGTTCTCATGCGAAGGGTATAGTTGTTGAAAAAGTTGCCATTGAAGCAAAGCAG CCTAATTCCGCATACAGAAAATGTGTTCGTGTgcagttaataaaaaatggaaaaaaaataacagcATTTGTTCCAGGAGATGGTTGCTTAAACTTTATAGACGAAAATGATGAAGTATTAGTGTCAGGTTTTGGTAGAAGTGGACATTCAGTTGGTGATTTGCCAGGGGTTAAATTTAAAGTTGTCAAAGTGGCCAGGGTTTCCTTATTAGCATtatttaaggaaaaaaaggaaaaaccaAGATCGTAA
- the CCT2 gene encoding T-complex protein 1 subunit beta, putative: MNTVIPDVLKQGAQEDKGEIARLQYFVGAIAVGDLVKSTLGPRGLDKILTPLNIEGARSHQHTVTNDGATILKSVWLDNPVSKILVDVSMQQDNKCGDGTTGVVVLAAEMLRNSEILIENKIHPQIICDGFRMALKVAREALLESCFSHDITSDLFKEDMLKIARTTLSSKLLTHEKEHFAELAVNAILRIKDHLNLDLIQIIKKTGGTIKDSYLEEGFILEKKIGINQPKSLTNCNVMVANTPMDADKIKIYGTKVNVHSFEDIQDLESEERLKMKNKVENIISYGCNVFINRQLIYNYPEQIFRENNVMTIEHSDFDGMERLANCLGAEIASTFEKGLNIQLGHCDKIDEVIIGEDKLIRFSGCKKNGACTIILRGASTHILEESERSLHDALAVLAETLKDNRVVLGAGCSEMLMSNAVDNLARTVEGKRSLAIEAYAKALRQIPIYILDNGGFDSSEIVSKIRAQHTKGNKYAGIDINKGDVGNIMELGIYESYNSKLSQLTSATEAVEMILRVDDIIKCAPRKRTGV, from the coding sequence ATGAACACAGTAATTCCGGACGTTCTTAAGCAGGGGGCCCAGGAGGACAAGGGGGAGATCGCCAGACTTCAATATTTCGTGGGTGCAATAGCAGTAGGGGATTTAGTAAAAAGTACATTAGGTCCAAGAGGACTAGACAAGATTTTAACCCCTCTAAATATAGAAGGAGCAAGAAGTCATCAACATACAGTAACAAATGATGGAGCtacaattttaaaatcaGTTTGGTTAGATAATCCTGTTTCTAAAATATTAGTAGATGTAAGTATGCAACAAGATAATAAATGTGGAGATGGAACAACTGGAGTTGTTGTTTTAGCAGCAGAGATGTTAAGGAATTCTGAAAtattaattgaaaataaaatacatccACAAATAATTTGCGATGGATTTAGAATGGCTTTAAAAGTTGCAAGAGAAGCGTTACTAGAATCATGTTTTAGTCATGATATTACTAGTGATTTGTTTAAAGAAGATATGCTGAAAATAGCTAGAACAACTTTATCATCTAAATTGTTAACACATGAGAAAGAACATTTTGCAGAATTAGCTGTTAATGcaatattaagaataaaagatcatttaaatttagatctaatacaaataattaaaaaaactgGGGGAACTATAAAAGATTCTTATTTAGAAGAGGGatttattttagaaaaaaagattgGCATTAATCAACCGAAATCGTTAACTAATTGTAATGTTATGGTAGCTAATACACCTATGGATgcagataaaataaaaatttatggtACTAAGGTGAATGTGCATAGTTTTGAAGATATACAAGATTTAGAAAGCGAAGAGagattaaaaatgaaaaataaagtagAAAATATTATCTCATACGGAtgtaatgtatttataaatagacaactcatatataattatccGGAACAAATCTTTCGGGAAAATAATGTTATGACTATTGAGCATAGTGATTTTGATGGTATGGAAAGATTAGCTAACTGTTTAGGTGCAGAAATTGCATCCACTTTTGAAAAAGGATTAAATATACAACTAGGTCATTGTGATAAAATTGACGAAGTAATTATTGGTGAAGATAAATTAATTCGTTTTTCTggatgtaaaaaaaatggtgCATGCACTATCATTCTTAGAGGTGCATCTACACATATATTAGAAGAAAGTGAAAGGTCTTTACATGATGCATTAGCTGTCTTAGCGGAAACGTTAAAAGATAATCGTGTAGTTTTAGGTGCTGGTTGTTCAGAAATGTTAATGAGTAATGCCGTCGACAATTTAGCAAGAACAGTAGAAGGAAAAAGAAGTTTAGCCATTGAAGCTTATGCAAAAGCATTGAGACAAATacctatatacatattagaCAATGGAGGATTCGATAGCTCCGAAATTGTTAGTAAAATTAGAGCACAACATACTAAGGGGAACAAATATGCAGGTATAGATATTAACAAGGGGGATGTTGGCAATATAATGGAATTGGGCATATACGAATCTTACAACTCGAAGCTATCACAACTCACATCCGCTACGGAAGCCGTCGAAATGATTCTGCGAGTGGACGACATAATTAAGTGTGCCCCGAGGAAGAGGACTGGTGTCTGA
- the PmUG01_08049000 gene encoding 60S ribosomal protein L7, putative: MADRYEEKDPKEIGKHMMSLRKKKALKNKALKEKTKKKMKALKLINKKKRIQLRERTLKYEKQYEDERKKVAMLKREARKNNCFYREAEKKVIFVIRLKGVNKLSPKVRTVFRLLRLLQVHNGVFVKVNKATKEMLKIVEPFVTYGYPSVSTVRKLIYKRGYIRVGKVRRYSRKKIQDNEDISKHLGRYNIHGIEDMVYQIYTCGPIFKKVNNFLWAFKLKPPRKGFKAKRHAFNEPRPGDWGNRENHINELINRMI; encoded by the exons ATGGCA GATAGGTATGAGGAAAAAGATCCTAAAGAAATAGGAAAACATATGATGAgtttgagaaaaaaaaaggcattgaaaaataaagcaCTGAAAGAAAagaccaaaaaaaaaatgaaggcGCTAAAATTG ataaacaaaaagaaaaggatacAGTTGCGAGAGAGGACACTAAAGTACGAAAAGCAGTATGAGgatgaaaggaaaaaagtagCAATGCTAAAAAGAGAAGCTAGAAAGAATAATTGCTTTTATAGAGAAGCTGAAAAAAAGGTGATTTTTGTTATTAGATTGAAGGGTGTGAATAAATTATCTCCAAAGGTTAGAACAGTATTTCGCTTATTGAGGTTGTTACAAGTACATAATGGCGTTTTTGTTAAGGTAAATAAAGCAACTAAggaaatgttaaaaattgtTGAACCATTTGTAACGTATGGGTATCCAAGTGTATCAACTGTGCGTaaattgatatataaaaGAGGATATATAAGAGTAGGAAAAGTAAGAAGATATAGTAGAAAAAAGATTCAAGATAATGAAGACATATCAAAGCATTTAGGAAGGTATAACATACATGGTATTGAAGATATGGTATATcagatatatacatgtggtcctatttttaaaaaggttAATAATTTCTTGTGGGCCTTTAAATTAAAACCACCTAGAAAAGGATTTAAGGCAAAAAGACATGCGTTTAATGAACCAAGACCGGGTGATTGGGGAAATAGAGAAAACCATATTAACGAGCTAATAAACAGAATGATTTAG